The genome window GAAGGATTCTAGAAACCTGAAAAACTGGAAACATCAAGAGGCTAAAACTGAGGAAAGCTAACCACAAGAAAGCTTTTATAAAGAATCATTATATTTAATtgtttaaagcagaaaaaaaaatgagtctCCTCAAAGAACGTAAACCAAAGAAGCCTCATTACATCCCAAGACCACCAGGAAAGCCATTTAAGTACAAGTGTTTTCAGTGCCCCTTTACTTGCAATGAGAAATCCCATCTTTTTAACCACATGAAGTATGGGCTCTGCAAAAACTCAATTACATTAGTATCAGAGCAGGATCGGGTTATCAAGTGCCCAAAAACCAGTTCCTTGGAGCCCAAACAGATCAATCAGCTTGAATCCACAGTCAAGCCAACTTCTTCTAAATCTGTCACCAATGGACTGGCAAACCTCGATTCAAAGCCAcccttttcttttgctaaagAAGATGCCAAGGAAAACGTTGAACTGCAAAACCAGGCAACAACCACAGCAATTCAAGGACAAAAACCAGTGATGCAGAAGGAATTAAGCCCGGCCAGTGTTACCACAGAAAGCACCATTGGCATGCAGCCCCTCCTGGACAGCATTGTAAGGCCCTCTGCTTTTGTTCCTGTAGGAGAACACAGAGATAGTAAAGGCCCAGAAACCAGTGAAGTATCTGAAATGGTATCACGCTCTAACAAAAGTTCAGCTTTTCACACTAAGTCTGCATTTCATGCACCAAGTCACCCGTGGAAAGCAggttctccttttctcccagagTTTCCACATAAAATTGCTCCCACAAAAGGCTTTGGTTCCATTTCACCTTACATGCAGCCAATGATTCCTGAGTACTCTCCTCATTTTTATGAGCATAGGCTGGCTATCTACACACCTTACTTGCTACCAGGTAGCTCAGAGTGTGAAAGCTCTGCTCTATCTGTCTATGGCACACAAGATCAAAGACACTTTCTTCCCCATCCTGGGCCACTTCCAAAGCCCATAAATGCATCAGCATATGAACACTATCGATTGTTCCAACAATACCATTCCACTCCTCCACTACCATATGGATTTTGTAGGCCAACAGATCCTCCATTTTACAGATTTTCACATGTAGCTGGTATTAACAGAGATCAAAATTCTCATCTAATGGAAGAAACTACCTTGCTGTATCCAGCTTCTTTAAGCCCCTCCCAACAATACCCTCTAAGCTCACATAAAAAACAAGGAgattatgaaaaagaaatcacattATTGCATGACAAAAGTCATTCCAAAGATGACCAAAACGAAAGAGAGAATGCTAAAATGAGCCCTCTCGCAGGAAGTGCAGCAACAGGCTCCCCTGGCAGACCTAGTCCAACCAACTTCACTCAGACCAGCCACACATGTGAAGGCTTATTTGACCTCTCTAACAAGTCATCTTCCACATCACTTGGCAAGTATGATCAACCAGAAGAAAACTTCACAGCTTTCAGACCTGTGAGAAAAAGCACTGATCAACCGACTCTACTTCCAAGTGTGCAGACACAGCAAGATCGAGGGGATTCACCTACCAGGTAAAATAATCAAATCACTTTGCAAATTCTTGTCAGGTTTACTGGGGACACACAAAGATAGATGGACACATTTCAAGCAATGCccctaaaatatatttaaatttacagCATTGAGATAATTTGTTCTGTCTTAACTGTGCAAAGCAC of Apus apus isolate bApuApu2 chromosome 17, bApuApu2.pri.cur, whole genome shotgun sequence contains these proteins:
- the ZNF750 gene encoding zinc finger protein 750 → MSLLKERKPKKPHYIPRPPGKPFKYKCFQCPFTCNEKSHLFNHMKYGLCKNSITLVSEQDRVIKCPKTSSLEPKQINQLESTVKPTSSKSVTNGLANLDSKPPFSFAKEDAKENVELQNQATTTAIQGQKPVMQKELSPASVTTESTIGMQPLLDSIVRPSAFVPVGEHRDSKGPETSEVSEMVSRSNKSSAFHTKSAFHAPSHPWKAGSPFLPEFPHKIAPTKGFGSISPYMQPMIPEYSPHFYEHRLAIYTPYLLPGSSECESSALSVYGTQDQRHFLPHPGPLPKPINASAYEHYRLFQQYHSTPPLPYGFCRPTDPPFYRFSHVAGINRDQNSHLMEETTLLYPASLSPSQQYPLSSHKKQGDYEKEITLLHDKSHSKDDQNERENAKMSPLAGSAATGSPGRPSPTNFTQTSHTCEGLFDLSNKSSSTSLGKYDQPEENFTAFRPVRKSTDQPTLLPSVQTQQDRGDSPTSINVTDEDSHTQNECHNHEGSLSNTEEDTGIAPLNLSKKGDTNTGPVHEHAYKNTSKTESQNFLELQDMPLNLSVKDSCNTGSLKTSFQSPPHDNSAATSPHTERETSGADACSPKNPTNSACDKSSFTAQHNEAQDLRIIDSCDEQKQTAAVALCQLAAYSPSKVRVDSEGQSPQDSNASCTEAALNSTDTQDTQCNQKVKGQKRTNQKESAKSQQGTKRARSNDCSRVFTLRKRTRVS